From the Streptomyces umbrinus genome, one window contains:
- a CDS encoding WhiB family transcriptional regulator has translation MRSRIRTRDAVSALADERIPFPHTEHPTPCQDDPALFAFEEVADRLQRTKTIARAKLACSGCPVVQGCLKWALANPSLTPRGVWAATTPGKRGALRNGLVQRLGDDWVGVVADQDRRREQQQATPAVPPTVREQMLARLELELIPTRPQPYEPWREPLTPQRRADNRRLLERALAGKAPRRGRRRPPKPRSAP, from the coding sequence ATGAGAAGCCGTATCCGTACACGGGATGCTGTCTCCGCACTCGCGGACGAGCGCATTCCCTTTCCCCACACCGAGCACCCCACGCCCTGCCAGGACGACCCGGCGCTGTTCGCCTTCGAAGAGGTCGCCGACCGGCTTCAGCGGACGAAGACCATCGCCAGGGCCAAGCTCGCCTGCTCCGGCTGTCCCGTCGTCCAGGGCTGTCTGAAGTGGGCCCTGGCCAACCCGTCGCTGACTCCCAGAGGTGTGTGGGCGGCAACCACCCCCGGCAAGCGCGGCGCGCTGCGCAACGGGCTCGTGCAGCGCCTCGGTGACGACTGGGTCGGGGTCGTGGCCGACCAGGACCGCCGACGTGAGCAGCAGCAGGCGACACCTGCCGTGCCGCCCACGGTCCGGGAGCAGATGCTCGCCCGCCTGGAGCTGGAGCTCATCCCCACCCGGCCGCAGCCGTACGAGCCGTGGCGTGAACCGCTCACACCCCAGCGCCGCGCCGACAACCGGCGTCTCCTCGAACGCGCGCTCGCTGGCAAGGCCCCGAGGCGTGGCCGCCGTCGGCCCCCGAAACCGCGCAGCGCCCCCTGA
- a CDS encoding ATP-binding protein has translation MSSGSSLTPMPEFRPAVKESRPVRLAFEGPSGSGRTLTSLLVAAELGEQVALIDTERGMAAKYADRVPFHTQEFTRYDPRSLFAALARAAMRGYPVLIVDTYSAFWSGEGGMLDKVNGEARAGYGGNSAGWSKYRPEDRAVTEALAAYPGHVIVTLKARTDTVIETDTRGRQYARRISVRPEQRADIEYDFDAVGTLGPVATVYFGKSRIPALAGEVIEQPGEDLGRTILAWADDGVPNWPQRSFIERARDPDATVDSLRELWSEIVTARAAGMAALDLHDQPITLAELVSNRGKQLRAFDSAPQPDPPAPAA, from the coding sequence GTGTCCAGTGGCAGCTCCCTGACCCCGATGCCGGAATTCCGGCCTGCGGTCAAGGAATCCCGACCGGTCCGCCTGGCCTTCGAAGGCCCGTCCGGGTCCGGCCGCACCCTGACCTCCCTGCTGGTCGCCGCCGAGCTCGGCGAACAGGTCGCGCTCATCGACACCGAACGCGGGATGGCAGCCAAGTACGCCGACCGTGTGCCCTTCCACACCCAGGAGTTCACCCGCTACGACCCCAGGTCACTGTTCGCGGCCCTCGCCCGCGCCGCCATGCGCGGCTACCCCGTGCTGATCGTCGACACCTACAGCGCCTTCTGGAGCGGCGAGGGCGGCATGCTCGACAAGGTCAACGGCGAAGCCCGGGCCGGATACGGCGGCAACAGCGCCGGATGGTCGAAGTACCGGCCGGAGGACCGCGCCGTCACCGAGGCCCTGGCCGCCTACCCCGGGCACGTCATCGTCACCCTCAAGGCCCGGACCGACACCGTCATCGAAACCGACACCCGCGGCCGCCAGTACGCCCGCCGGATCAGCGTCCGGCCCGAGCAACGAGCCGACATCGAGTACGACTTCGACGCGGTGGGCACCCTCGGCCCGGTCGCCACCGTGTACTTCGGCAAGAGCCGTATCCCCGCACTGGCCGGAGAGGTCATCGAACAGCCCGGCGAGGACCTCGGCCGCACCATCCTCGCCTGGGCCGACGACGGTGTCCCCAACTGGCCCCAGCGGTCTTTCATCGAGCGCGCCCGCGACCCGGACGCCACGGTCGACAGCCTGCGCGAGCTCTGGTCGGAGATCGTCACCGCCCGCGCTGCGGGCATGGCCGCACTCGACCTCCACGACCAGCCCATCACGCTCGCCGAGCTCGTCTCGAACCGCGGTAAGCAGTTGCGCGCCTTCGACTCCGCGCCCCAGCCGGATCCGCCGGCCCCTGCCGCCTGA
- the ssb gene encoding single-stranded DNA-binding protein, whose product MTGETIVTVTGNLVADPEIRFTEKGTPVARFRVASTPRVYDRNTGQWTDGESLFITCTVWRHVAEHVCECLQRGMHVIVQGRLRQRTYTDREGIKRTVFDLDADDVGLSLRHRIAYTDSTLPTTLARPAAPAPPQAAPAATQGAPGHERRSRPQRHGGWARIR is encoded by the coding sequence ATGACCGGCGAGACCATCGTCACCGTCACCGGAAACCTGGTCGCCGACCCCGAAATCCGGTTCACTGAAAAGGGCACGCCCGTCGCCCGCTTCCGGGTCGCATCAACGCCACGGGTCTACGACCGCAACACAGGCCAGTGGACCGACGGCGAATCACTGTTCATCACCTGCACGGTGTGGCGGCACGTCGCCGAGCACGTCTGCGAGTGCCTCCAGCGCGGCATGCACGTCATCGTCCAGGGCCGCCTGCGCCAGCGCACCTACACCGACCGCGAAGGCATCAAGCGCACCGTGTTCGATCTCGACGCCGATGACGTCGGGCTGAGCCTGCGTCACCGCATCGCCTACACCGACAGCACCCTCCCGACCACGCTGGCCCGACCCGCCGCGCCCGCACCGCCCCAGGCAGCACCTGCCGCAACCCAGGGTGCGCCGGGACACGAGCGACGGTCCCGCCCCCAGCGCCACGGCGGCTGGGCCCGCATCCGCTGA
- a CDS encoding N-6 DNA methylase produces MQLDLFAPDEPPEPDPSQPRIHLSSADTAPPRPERAAVTPALTAARRKRTRTRGLSPTHLALDVAEKVAPTWHRNRIDSLMEVPVGVVAVLSLLRQTDDGPDLTGHLLTFGPQELLDHYRRVWGLLWISRPELVEWAHPLRGWLDEEEQSAKRLAAVHAVTRAALETGLLELTADADPSWRSEADVLGFLVTELRSRGAREALGQVHTPPDMCDLMVRMTLSVEDLPEGAWLGEPTAGTGGLVRAAAQYLRETGRDPRAYVWAMNDLDPISSACCAVNAVVWDLGRRVLISCTDTLHEGDGTERALAERTAVFARRNELIGRAQTIAATYEAVAEVEDLISRGPGPAKAS; encoded by the coding sequence ATGCAACTCGACCTGTTCGCCCCCGATGAGCCGCCCGAGCCCGATCCCAGCCAGCCGCGGATCCACCTGAGCTCAGCCGACACCGCTCCCCCGCGCCCGGAACGTGCGGCAGTTACTCCGGCGCTCACTGCGGCCCGCCGTAAGCGCACCCGGACGCGCGGCCTGTCGCCGACGCATCTCGCCCTGGACGTGGCAGAGAAGGTGGCCCCCACCTGGCACCGCAACCGAATCGACTCCCTCATGGAGGTACCGGTCGGCGTCGTCGCCGTCCTCTCCCTGCTGCGCCAGACGGACGACGGTCCGGATCTCACGGGACACCTCCTGACCTTCGGCCCGCAGGAGTTGCTCGACCACTACCGGCGCGTGTGGGGTCTCTTGTGGATCAGTCGTCCGGAGCTGGTCGAGTGGGCGCATCCGCTGCGAGGGTGGCTCGACGAGGAGGAGCAGAGCGCGAAGCGGCTCGCTGCCGTCCACGCGGTCACCCGTGCCGCGCTGGAGACCGGATTGCTGGAGCTGACCGCAGATGCGGACCCGTCCTGGCGATCGGAGGCCGACGTGCTCGGCTTCCTCGTCACCGAATTGCGCTCCCGTGGCGCGCGGGAGGCGCTTGGCCAGGTCCATACTCCGCCGGACATGTGTGACCTGATGGTGCGCATGACGTTGTCCGTGGAGGATCTCCCCGAGGGGGCGTGGCTGGGTGAACCGACGGCCGGCACCGGCGGTCTCGTTCGAGCTGCCGCCCAGTACCTGCGTGAGACCGGCCGCGATCCGCGCGCCTACGTGTGGGCCATGAACGATCTCGACCCCATCTCCTCGGCCTGCTGCGCCGTCAATGCGGTGGTGTGGGATCTCGGTCGCCGTGTCCTGATCTCCTGTACCGACACTCTGCATGAAGGCGACGGCACCGAACGGGCCCTCGCGGAGCGCACCGCCGTCTTCGCCCGCCGCAACGAGCTCATCGGGCGCGCCCAGACGATCGCCGCCACCTACGAGGCCGTCGCCGAGGTGGAGGATCTGATCTCGCGCGGCCCCGGCCCAGCAAAGGCATCCTGA
- a CDS encoding cell envelope biogenesis protein OmpA: protein MNPAIPQRCAHRPLAGGLVVPWGSLIHNGHAAFGSLDAARAFRAYRDRLCQICGQELDERCFLIVRPADHARGYSPEPALHPECLPYAAAHCPMLNGTATHYRRAPVLANHPAGRPCTDPSCPCPSRDPDQGHASRSGSTADRYEAWMISTADYRLVAQPDAPGVPAGISLGVPIRRKRLLREAALPEDAAQLLELLRSALDLEGDG, encoded by the coding sequence ATGAATCCCGCGATACCCCAGCGGTGTGCACACCGCCCGCTGGCCGGCGGGCTCGTAGTGCCCTGGGGCTCCCTGATCCACAACGGCCATGCCGCTTTCGGGAGCCTCGACGCCGCGCGCGCGTTCCGGGCCTACCGCGACCGCCTGTGCCAGATCTGCGGCCAGGAGTTGGACGAGCGGTGTTTCCTCATCGTCCGTCCGGCCGACCACGCCCGCGGCTACTCGCCCGAACCCGCCCTGCACCCGGAGTGCCTGCCCTACGCGGCCGCGCACTGCCCGATGCTCAACGGCACTGCAACGCACTACCGCCGAGCTCCGGTACTGGCCAACCACCCCGCTGGAAGACCCTGCACCGATCCATCGTGCCCCTGCCCGTCACGCGACCCTGACCAAGGCCATGCCTCCCGCAGCGGCAGTACCGCCGACCGGTACGAGGCCTGGATGATCTCCACCGCCGACTACCGCCTCGTCGCGCAACCGGACGCTCCTGGTGTGCCAGCGGGCATCAGCCTCGGTGTCCCGATCCGGCGCAAGCGCCTCCTGCGCGAGGCCGCCCTGCCAGAGGACGCGGCGCAGTTGCTTGAGCTGCTGCGCAGTGCGCTCGACCTGGAGGGCGACGGATGA